In Streptomyces nojiriensis, the sequence CCCGGTTGCGTGAATGGCGGGTACCACAGGGACATACGGGTGCCAGCTGGGCGACCTGCGCGGTGGCGCACGAACTCCGAGACGGCCAGGCCGACATGCGGGCGGCCGGCCAGGACGCCGAGTCCGGTGCCGGATACCGAGTGGCAGATGCCTGCGGTGAGCGTGTGAGTCCGGGCCTCGGCCGCGATGTCGGCGCTGCCTTCCTGCGAGGTGAAGACAACGTCGGGACGGATGTCGGTGAGCAGCGCGGCGAGCGTGGCGGGGATGCGGTCCTGGGCGACGGCGATGCAGTCCACGCCGTTCCACCAGTAGCGCACGGCGCCGCTGGCCGACTTGTGCGGGGTGTGGTTGGTGTCGAGGTAGGTGGTGATTTCGGCGAGCTGCCCGGGGCCGTCCCACGGCGGTTGGTGGGCGCCGAGGTAGACCACGCGCCACCCGGCGGCGGCGAGTTGTTCGGCGAGGAGCTGTTGGGTCACCTCGGCCCCGCCGATGAGGAATGGGGGCGGTGTGCGGCGCCAGGCGATGAGGGCGGTGGGCATCACTTCGTCCAATGGAGTATCAGGGCGCGGGCGACTTCAGCGACGTCAGTGGGGGTGGTGTCGGCAGGCAGCAGCGTCACCTGCCGCGAGACCGGTTCGGCGCCGGATGTGGGGGTGGTGAAGTAGGAGCGGGCGTGCTCGAGGAACGCGGGGTTGTGAAGGA encodes:
- a CDS encoding glycosyltransferase codes for the protein MPTALIAWRRTPPPFLIGGAEVTQQLLAEQLAAAGWRVVYLGAHQPPWDGPGQLAEITTYLDTNHTPHKSASGAVRYWWNGVDCIAVAQDRIPATLAALLTDIRPDVVFTSQEGSADIAAEARTHTLTAGICHSVSGTGLGVLAGRPHVGLAVSEFVRHRAGRPAGTRMSLWYPPFTQPGPGTVNADRADGPVLMINPIPAKGSQLMHGLIQAMPDERFTLVEGWWNTAAEFRQYPNVTYVPRVYDMAPLYRSHRLLLVPSVVEDAFPRVIVEAALHSVPTIGTDRGGIPEAVGAGGTVLHADADLTEWAAAIHAMNHRGVGERARLDAARYTRPVLPEIVALGLTPT